The following is a genomic window from Parabacteroides johnsonii DSM 18315.
GAGACAGATAGTTAGTAAAGTGTCTATAAAATTATAAAATATGAAAACAGTAATATTATTATTTGGATTGCTTTTCTCTACTTTTTGCTTACAGGCGCAAGATTATGAGGATGTCATGAGCGAGGCTTATTGGAAAATATGGAATTCGGATGTCCGGGCAAGCATAGATAAAAATATAGAGCAATACCGAAAAGGTGATGCCAAATTAAATATTCCCTCTGGAGTCACTGTGAAGATTGAGCAGTTGAGCCATTCGTTTATTTTTGGAGGTAATATCTTTTTGTTCGGTCAGCTTGAGACTATGCAACAAAATAAACAGTATGAAAATACTTTTGGTGCTTTGTTTAATTCTGCGACCTTGCCTTTTTATTGGAAAACGCTGGAACCTGAGCAAGGAAAGCCACGTTATACGGTGGGATCTTCTTATATTTTCCGTCGTCCTCCCGTCGATCCTATCCTTGAGTTTTGCGAATCGAACAAGATAATGGCAAAAGGCCATGCTATTATTTATGGTATGCGCCGTTGGGGACATCCGGACTGGATGTCGTCAGACCGCAAAGAGATGGAATTTTATTTTGAAAAACATATTCAGGAATTGGCATCGCGCTATAAGGATAGAATTATGATGTGGGATGTTGTCAATGAACCGGTTGATCAGGCAAATCGTGGAATAATGCCGGATGATTATACTTATAAGTCGTATAAGTGGGCCATGAAATATTTCCCAGAATCTGTCATTTTTAATATTAATGATATTGATTTTAAAAGTGGTATTCCTTATACAAGACGGTATGTAGAAATTGCTCGAAATATGATAGATCGGGGGATCCGTATAGATAATGTTGGGGCTCAGATGCATATTTTTAATCCAGTCGAGGCTCAGAAAATAGCTGAGGGGGATGATATCCTTACACCGGCTAAGCTCATGGAAGTCGTTGATTGTCTAAAT
Proteins encoded in this region:
- a CDS encoding endo-1,4-beta-xylanase translates to MKTVILLFGLLFSTFCLQAQDYEDVMSEAYWKIWNSDVRASIDKNIEQYRKGDAKLNIPSGVTVKIEQLSHSFIFGGNIFLFGQLETMQQNKQYENTFGALFNSATLPFYWKTLEPEQGKPRYTVGSSYIFRRPPVDPILEFCESNKIMAKGHAIIYGMRRWGHPDWMSSDRKEMEFYFEKHIQELASRYKDRIMMWDVVNEPVDQANRGIMPDDYTYKSYKWAMKYFPESVIFNINDIDFKSGIPYTRRYVEIARNMIDRGIRIDNVGAQMHIFNPVEAQKIAEGDDILTPAKLMEVVDCLNEVGRPVHVSEVTVCAPDSTNIGSAIQAVIAENLYRFWFSCPNITGITWWNVVDGGGAPGEPSYSGLYDKKMKKKPVYETLDRLINREWKTSLTITSNAQGVVCFRGFKGHYRATWINKKGKMEVQEFEIK